In Triticum urartu cultivar G1812 chromosome 6, Tu2.1, whole genome shotgun sequence, the following proteins share a genomic window:
- the LOC125516799 gene encoding sugar transport protein MST1-like, producing the protein MAGDGGGLTQMESFLEAFFPEILRKMSNAKQDTYCIFDSQLLNTFVSGANSMLIGGLLFLAGALLNFTAVNIEMLIIGRILLGVAVGFTSLSAPLYLAEIAPARWRGAFTSTFHFFLNVGLFMADLVDYGANTIPRWGWRLSLGIGIVPAGFIVVGAALIPDTPNSLVLRGKVDEARASLRRIRGLDTDINAELQDIIQAAEEDKMHESGALRRLGRREYRPHLVMAVAMTVFFELTGVIVVSIFTPLLFYTIGFTSQKAILGSIITDVVSLASIVVAGLVVDRFGRRSLFFLGGVVLILSLVAMAWIFGAQLGTNGEVAMPRGYAMAVVALVCVYTAGFGVSWGPLSWVITSEIFPLEVRSSALGLSGAVSGLLTFAQSQSFMEMLCRFKYITFGYYAWWVVVMTVFVAVFLPETKGVPIESMGAVWAQHRYWRRFVKPAPATRANGPV; encoded by the exons ATGGCCGGCGACGGAG GTGGGTTGACGCAGATGGAGTCCTTCCTCGAGGCCTTCTTTCCGGAGATTCTGCGGAAGATGTCCAACGCGAAGCAGGATACCTATTGCATCTTCGACAGTCAGTTGCTCAACACCTTCGTctcagg ggcgaattccaTGCTCATAGGCGGCTTGCTGTTTCTCGCCGGCGCCCTCCTCAACTTCACCGCAGTTAACATTGAGATGCTCATCATCGGCCGCATTCTCCTCGGCGTCGCCGTCGGTTTCACTAGTTTG TCTGCGCCCTTATACCTGGCAGAGATAGCGCCGGCGCGGTGGCGCGGGGCGTTCACGAGCACCTTCCACTTCTTCCTCAACGTGGGCCTGTTCATGGCCGATCTTGTCGACTACGGCGCCAACACCATTCCTAGGTGGGGCTGGCGCCTCTCTCTCGGCATAGGCATCGTCCCTGCTGGCTTCATCGTCGTGGGCGCGGCGCTCATCCCGGATACGCCCAACAGCCTGGTGCTGCGGGGGAAGGTCGACGAGGCTCGCGCTTCACTGCGGCGCATCCGTGGACTGGACACCGACATCAACGCGGAGCTCCAGGATATCATCCAAGCCGCGGAGGAGGACAAGATGCACGAGTCTGGCGCACTCCGGCGCCTCGGTCGCCGCGAGTACCGGCCACACCTTGTTATGGCCGTGGCCATGACGGTGTTCTTTGAGCTAACGGGCGTGATCGTGGTGTCCATCTTCACGCCTCTCCTCTTCTACACCATCGGGTTCACGAGCCAGAAGGCCATCCTGGGCTCGATCATCACCGACGTCGTCAGCCTCGCATCCATAGTGGTCGCCGGGCTCGTCGTCGACCGGTTCGGCCGCCGCTCTCTCTTCTTTCTGGGCGGCGTCGTCCTAATCCTGTCCCTGGTGGCCATGGCGTGGATCTTCGGCGCGCAGCTGGGGACCAACGGCGAGGTCGCGATGCCGCGAGGTTACGCGATGGCCGTTGTGGCGCTCGTCTGCGTATACACGGCGGGATTCGGCGTGTCATGGGGCCCCCTCTCGTGGGTGATCACCAGCGAGATCTTCCCCCTTGAGGTGAGGTCGTCGGCTCTAGGCTTGAGCGGGGCAGTCTCGGGGTTGCTCACCTTTGCGCAGTCGCAGTCATTCATGGAAATGTTGTGCCGGTTCAAATACATTACCTTCGGTTACTACGCCTGGTGGGTGGTCGTCATGACGGTGTTCGTGGCGGTGTTCCTACCGGAGACGAAGGGCGTACCCATCGAGTCCATGGGCGCTGTATGGGCGCAGCACCGGTACTGGAGGCGCTTCGTCAAGCCGGCACCAGCAACGCGGGCCAATGGGCCTGTTTGA
- the LOC125513626 gene encoding uncharacterized protein LOC125513626 has product MSTNVVACGIDYINNHTDVCADKTIMHYSVTCKIWDGDFHHKILRKNFAQHGDFKLTMKKYVMFPMFQELLPHDPHDKCGHHYVICLDLKNQHVEVLDSIRSEDDVDLTTHAEFFIKNLKETWHRDYEHSKV; this is encoded by the exons ATGTCGACGAACGTAGTTGCATGCGGGATTGACTACATCAACAACCACACCGATGTGTGCGCCGACAAGACAATCATGCATTACAGTGTGACCTGCAAAATATGGGACGGTGACTTCCACCACAAAATCCTGAGGAAGAACTTTGCCCAACACGGTGATTTCAAGCTCACAATGAAGAAATAT GTCATGTTCCCCATGTTCCAGGAGCTTTTACCACATGACCCACACGACAAGTGTGGTCACCACTACGTGATCTGTCTTGACCTGAAGAACCAACATGTTGAGGTGCTTGATTCAATCCGTTCGGAAGATGATGTAGACCTCACCACGCATGCTGAATTCTTCATTAAGAACCTCAAAGAGACATGGCACCGTGACTATGAACACTCAAAGGTCTAG
- the LOC125516800 gene encoding uncharacterized protein LOC125516800: MCDGRALAVGAGYGGGKITFTVVMSCLTATSGGLILGYDVGITVSSWENFEGEFEVEKKKRIRNRASQERLTALTDKFSDDQKGAAAEMGMQSMMVVRCTNLVNPVCDWLGEIYDPASREFVIPGRGRLPLNEESVFCTLGVPRGHIKVPYEVNNEIEEALFPRLFPGLESMPNTTAVADSLEAMTTHGDVFKMKLLMYLISAIFAPTTSLRPSNKCFPILAKLKDVKNMNWCKFIADFLHDAFASKVYQKGCRLHLMVFFYRSFM; this comes from the exons ATGTGTGATGGGAGAGCACTTGCTGTCGGGGCTGGTTACGGCGGGGGCAAGATAACATTCACGGTAGTGATGAGTTGCCTCACGGCGACCTCCGGCGGGCTCATACTTGGGTACGACGTCGGAATCACAG TCAGTTCGTGGGAGAATTTTGAGGGTGAATTTGAAGTCGAG AAGAAGAAACGTATTCGTAACAGAGCCTCCCAAGAACGACTGACTGCGTTGACTGACAAATTCAGCGACGATCAGAAGGGGGCTGCTGCTGAGATGGGTATGCAGTCTATGATGGTTGTCCGGTGCACGAACCTTGTCAACCCTGTATGCGATTGGCTTGGTGAGATCTACGACCCCGCCTCCAGAGAATTCGTGATTCCGGGACGCGGAAGACTACCGCTGAATGAGGAATCCGTGTTCTGCACGTTGGGTGTGCCCCGTGGACATATCAAAGTCCCGTACGAGGTCAACAACGAGATCGAGGAAGCGCTGTTCCCCCGTTTGTTTCCTGGGTTGGAATCCATGCCGAACACGACTGCAGTGGCAGATTCGTTGGAGGCCATGACGACGCACGGAGATGTTTTCAAGATGAAGCTACTCATGTACCTCATCTCAGCCATTTTCGCGCCGACCACTTCTCTTCGCCCAAGCAACAAATGCTTCCCCATCCTG GCGAAACTGAAAGATGTGAAGAACATGAACTGGTGTAAGTTCATTGCCGACTTCCTGCATGATGCATTTGCAAGCAAGGTGTACCAGAAGGGTTGTCGACTGCATTTAATGGTATTTTTTTACCGGTCCTTTATGTGA